The genomic interval CCGCCCCGGCTCCGGCCCTGGCACTCGTGCCCCTGCAGCCCGAGGCCGAAGCGCTGTCGCTGCGGGCGGAGGCCATGGCCTTGCGGGCCGACGCGATGACGCTGCGGGCCGATGCCATGGTGATGCGCTCAGGTGCCGCACCGTTCCGGGAAAGCCGCAACTTTGCCGCGGCAGACAGCCCGCTGGGCGTGTCCAGCCTGACCCCCATCCTGCGCAAAATCCTGCTGGTGCTGGGCACGCTGTTTGCCATCGCCAGCGTCGTCCAGGTCGTGGCCCTGGTGGCGGGCAACCGCCAGGCCAGTCTGGCCGCAGCGGCAGCGGCCAAAGCCAGCGAGGCCACCGCCCTGCAGGAGTACTACCAAACCCACGGCGTGCGCCCCGCCAACCAGGCCGCGCTGGATGCGCTACTGGCCGAAGAGCGCCGCAAAGACACGACCAACCGCACCGCGGAACGCGAGAAAGCCCGGGTCGAACAAGAAGCCCGCCGGTTCGAAGAAGAGTCCCGCCGCCGAGGTGAGCAGGTGTCGTCCGAACTGCGCATGGCCGAGCTCCAGGCCAAGGAGCAGGCCCGGCGCGAAGACGAGCGCCGGGAATGGCAGCAAAAGGAAGACGCGCGCGCCAAGGAACAGATGGAGCGCAACCGCATCGAGCGGCAAAAAGCCGAATGGCGTGAAGTGCTGCGGCGCTGAAAACGGCGATGGATGCCCCCAATTACTACGACATCCTGGAAGTCGTCCCCCACGCCAGCCCGGAAGTTATCCGCGCCGCCTACAAAAGCCTGATGCAGCGCCACCACCCGGACCGGCACCCGGCCCACAGCGGTGCCGCCAGCCGCGCCAGCGCCATCGCGCAGGCCTACGCCGTGCTGTCGGATCCAGGCCAACGGGCCGCTTACGACGCGCGCCTGCAGCAACTGCGCCGCCCGCCCTTACCGGCAGACCCGCCCCGGCCCCAGCCCGCCGCGCCCCGCCGCCCCAGCGCCGCGCCCACCACGGCACCGTCCAACGGCTACCTGTGGCTGCTGGCGGCGGTCATCCTGGCTTCGGGCGGTTTGATGAAGCTGCTCTCAGGCCCCACACCGGCACCGCCACCGGCTGCGCTGGCCGTGCCGCAACGGCCCGACATCCCGGCCCGCAGTGATACCACCACCGTGCCCGCCCAGCCCGCCGAGGCCCCGCCACCGACGCTGCGGCGCGTGGCTTTGCTGGCCGCCGACCTGAACGTGGTTTTGCTCAGCACCGACCCGGGTGCCGAAAGCAGCCGCCACCGGCTCTCTATCCCGGCCGTGGAGCTGGTCATTGGCAGCATCGAATCCGACAAATTCACCGAGTCCCTCGCCCGCCAAAAAGAGCAGGTGGTGCAAAAACTGGCCGACAAACTGGCCCACGCCGCCTACAGCGAACTGCAGATCGACGGCGACCGCTACTTGGTCCCCTTCATTTTGGAAGCGCTGCGCGAGATCACCGGCACCCAGGGCCTGGACGAGGGCGCGGCAGCCAACCCCACAGCCACCATCGATACCCACCGCTACGGCATCGTGGCGGTGGTGCTGCCGGTGTCGTTTGGGTTGCGCTGACGGATTTGTGTCTTTTGGGCCGCTAGCGCTCATCCAGCAAGCGCAAGCAGCTCCTTTTTAGATAGCAACGTTCAAGGCATCGCCGCCAGCAGCGCCGCGTTGCCGCCCGCTGCCGTGGTGTTCACCGTCAGCGTCTGCTCGGCGCAGAAGCGCACCAGGTAGTTGGGGCCGCCGGCCTTGGGGCCCGTGCCGCTCAGGCCTTCGCCGCCGAAGGGCTGCACGCCGACCACCGCGCCGATGATGTTGCGGTTGATGTAGACGTTGCCGATGTGGGCGGCGGCGGCCAGGGCGTGGGCGCGGCTGTCGATGCGGGTCTGGATGCCCAGCGTGAGGCCGTAGCCCAGGGCGTTGATCTGCTCGATCACCGCCTGCGGGTCGCCCGACCAGCGCACGATGTGCAGCACGGGGCCGAAGATTTCCTGCGCCACGTCGGCCACCTGGTTCAGCTCGAAAGCCTGCGGAGCTATCAAATTAGTAGCTGCTTGTGCTGGTGGAATATGCGAGAGCAGCGCTTTTGACGTGGAATGCAGGCGCTGGATGTGCTTCTGGATGCCGTCGAAAGCTTCCTTGTCGATGACGGGACCGACGTCGGTGGCCCACTCGGCCGTGTTGCCCAGCACCAGTTCCTGGGCCGCGCCCTGCACCATC from Comamonadaceae bacterium OS-1 carries:
- the dnaJ_4 gene encoding chaperone protein DnaJ — protein: MDAPNYYDILEVVPHASPEVIRAAYKSLMQRHHPDRHPAHSGAASRASAIAQAYAVLSDPGQRAAYDARLQQLRRPPLPADPPRPQPAAPRRPSAAPTTAPSNGYLWLLAAVILASGGLMKLLSGPTPAPPPAALAVPQRPDIPARSDTTTVPAQPAEAPPPTLRRVALLAADLNVVLLSTDPGAESSRHRLSIPAVELVIGSIESDKFTESLARQKEQVVQKLADKLAHAAYSELQIDGDRYLVPFILEALREITGTQGLDEGAAANPTATIDTHRYGIVAVVLPVSFGLR